The proteins below are encoded in one region of Lepisosteus oculatus isolate fLepOcu1 chromosome 10, fLepOcu1.hap2, whole genome shotgun sequence:
- the otud6b gene encoding deubiquitinase OTUD6B, producing the protein MEEVEKAEELISKQHRKEKKDLQAKIQSMKNAVPKNDKKRRKQLTEEIAKLEAELTQKHEEELKQLKDTVATDTEDVAANGLENLVLDSEEQKDVKQTRVSKAQKRRDKKAALEKERETRIAEAEIENLSGSRHLEQQKLSKMLAERQLQIKHIPSDGHCMYRAVEDQLQERGGSYSLEQLRGRTAQYMRSHIDDFLPFLTNPNTGDIYTPDEFENYCNDVANTAAWGGQLELRALTHILQMPIEVIQADSPVVVIGDEYEKAPITLIYMRHAYGLGEHYSSVEPLKEETNEEDS; encoded by the exons ATGGAAGAAGTGGAAAAAGCAGAAGAGCTTATTAGTAAGCAGCAtcggaaagagaagaaagatttACAAG CTAAGATCCAGAGTATGAAGAACGCTGTGCCCAAGAATGACAAAAAGAGGAGAAAACAGCTTACTGAAGAAATCGCAAAGCTGGAAGCTGAGCTGACACAAAAACACGAAGAAGAGCTGAAACAGCTGAAGGATACTGTGGCTACAGACACG gaagACGTGGCTGCTAATGGACTAGAAAACCTGGTCTTAGACAGTGAAGAGCAAAAAGATGTTAAGCAAACTCGAGTTTCCAAAGCCCAGAAGAGAAGG GACAAGAAGGCAGCTTTGGAAAAGGAGCGGGAGACCAGAATTGCAGAAGCTGAAATTGAGAACCTCTCAGGATCCCGACACCTGGAGCAGCAGAAGCTTTCCAAGATGCTGGCCGAAAGGCAGCTGCAAATCAAGCACATCCCCTCTGACGGGCACTGCATGTACCGGGCAGTGGAGGACCAGCTGCAGGAGAGAGGCGGCTCCTACAGCCTGGAGCAGCTCCGAGGTCGCACTGCTCAATACATGCGAAGTCACATCGATGACTTCCTGCCTTTCCTAACCAACCCGAACACAGGCGACATATACACACCAG ACGAGTTTGAGAATTACTGTAATGATGTGGCCAACACAGCAGCCTGGGGAGGACAGCTAGAG CTGCGAGCTTTGACACACATTCTTCAGATGCCAATAGAGGTCATCCAAGCAGACTCCCCTGTAGTAGTTATTGGTGATGAATATGAGAAAGCCCCAATTACTCTAAT